From Synechococcus sp. A10-1-5-1, a single genomic window includes:
- a CDS encoding GDSL-type esterase/lipase family protein — translation MVLAVPRKLIVIGDSGVYGWGDPEEGGWCERLRRHWMGLPGGPVLYPLGVRGDGLERVAARWAGEFSCRGELRRQKPQGILLSVGLNDTARVGRRDGRLQLDAEAFLFGLQQLLKQLQATAPLLVLGLTPVDEHVMPYADLLWYSNEQIRQYEGLLEEACMEADVPFLPLLESLLADPAWLQWLSPDGIHLNSDGHRQVYERVRQWSPLLSWADLQPLSASTPLN, via the coding sequence ATGGTGTTGGCCGTTCCCCGCAAGTTGATCGTGATTGGGGACAGCGGCGTCTATGGCTGGGGGGATCCTGAAGAGGGGGGCTGGTGCGAGCGCCTGCGGCGCCACTGGATGGGACTCCCCGGAGGACCGGTGCTCTATCCCCTCGGGGTGCGCGGAGATGGACTGGAGCGGGTGGCGGCCCGCTGGGCAGGCGAGTTCAGTTGCCGGGGGGAACTCAGGCGACAAAAGCCCCAGGGCATCCTGCTCTCCGTCGGACTGAACGACACCGCTCGGGTGGGTCGCCGTGACGGTCGCCTCCAACTCGATGCCGAAGCATTTTTGTTCGGTCTGCAGCAACTGCTGAAACAGCTGCAAGCAACGGCACCGCTGCTGGTGCTGGGGCTGACCCCGGTGGATGAGCACGTCATGCCCTATGCCGATCTGCTCTGGTACAGCAATGAGCAGATCCGCCAGTACGAGGGCCTCCTCGAGGAGGCCTGCATGGAGGCCGATGTTCCGTTCCTACCGCTACTGGAATCACTGCTGGCGGATCCTGCTTGGCTGCAATGGCTCTCTCCAGACGGGATCCACCTCAACAGCGATGGGCATCGCCAGGTCTATGAGCGGGTGCGGCAATGGAGCCCGCTGCTGAGCTGGGCGGACTTGCAACCACTCAGCGCCAGCACCCCCCTCAACTGA
- a CDS encoding DUF3531 family protein has translation MEIRFREFDPFNCWLWLRFSNPPGQGERGYIETTFDSWFFLGKLGGFNAENLQVHDEGAEVSWMSYDGEAAERAMPALMHNMGEIEYQGSWARCWMDLGTSDGFALDVLINTLRQIDSDVVQIEELLIGGANDDWPVEDHPESLFPVGAPDA, from the coding sequence ATGGAGATTCGCTTTCGAGAATTTGACCCCTTCAATTGCTGGCTCTGGTTGCGTTTCAGTAATCCCCCGGGCCAAGGAGAGCGGGGATATATCGAAACCACCTTTGACAGCTGGTTTTTCCTGGGCAAGTTGGGCGGTTTTAACGCCGAGAACCTCCAGGTCCATGACGAGGGCGCCGAGGTCAGTTGGATGAGCTACGACGGCGAGGCCGCTGAGCGGGCCATGCCAGCCCTGATGCACAACATGGGTGAAATCGAGTATCAGGGCTCCTGGGCTCGCTGCTGGATGGATCTGGGCACCAGCGATGGTTTTGCCCTTGACGTCCTGATCAACACCCTGCGGCAGATCGACTCCGACGTGGTTCAGATCGAGGAGCTCCTGATCGGTGGTGCCAATGACGATTGGCCTGTGGAGGACCACCCCGAAAGCCTCTTCCCCGTAGGCGCCCCAGACGCTTAG
- a CDS encoding 16S rRNA (uracil(1498)-N(3))-methyltransferase, whose protein sequence is MVRELRRLLIAPERLAPLVALTGEEERYLTRVLRFCVGDRFAVIDGRGSLWTAVLGESASAQLEQSLEAPLERHMPPTPHLVLASAVVKRDFEVVLRMAVELGVDRLIPLLCDRTAVQGSLRLDRWRSIAAEAAEQCERLWSPQIQEPMTVHQLLALKDQQDAGLWMTTRRDGLPLLGSVLADLPLENLPGLWLACGPEGGWSPDEEQAAEAAGWEPVDLGPRILRSSTACVSGLSSLSSTRFERCGV, encoded by the coding sequence ATGGTCCGGGAGCTGCGTCGGCTGCTGATTGCTCCAGAGCGCTTGGCTCCGCTGGTCGCGTTGACCGGTGAGGAGGAGCGCTACTTGACCCGGGTGCTGCGCTTCTGCGTCGGGGACCGCTTTGCCGTGATCGATGGTCGGGGTTCCCTCTGGACTGCCGTGCTTGGGGAGTCCGCTTCAGCCCAGTTGGAGCAGAGCCTGGAGGCTCCCTTGGAGCGGCATATGCCGCCGACTCCGCACTTGGTCTTGGCCTCCGCTGTGGTGAAGCGCGACTTTGAAGTCGTCCTGCGCATGGCGGTGGAGCTGGGGGTCGATCGCTTGATTCCGCTTCTCTGCGATCGAACTGCTGTTCAAGGCAGCCTGCGCTTGGATCGATGGCGCAGCATCGCCGCGGAGGCGGCGGAGCAGTGCGAACGTCTCTGGTCTCCCCAGATTCAGGAGCCGATGACGGTTCATCAGCTTTTGGCTCTGAAGGATCAGCAGGATGCCGGGCTCTGGATGACCACCCGTCGAGATGGCCTGCCGCTGTTGGGTTCAGTCCTCGCGGATCTGCCCCTGGAGAACCTCCCCGGCCTCTGGCTGGCCTGCGGTCCTGAGGGGGGCTGGTCCCCGGACGAAGAACAGGCCGCTGAGGCGGCGGGATGGGAACCCGTGGATCTGGGCCCTCGCATCCTGCGCAGCTCAACGGCCTGCGTGAGTGGGTTGAGCAGCCTGAGCAGCACCCGCTTTGAGCGCTGCGGGGTTTAG
- a CDS encoding sigma-70 family RNA polymerase sigma factor, which translates to MATHEQQQWLLARYLKCRNNEHRNAVVAANLPLVWKVARRESERSGHSFEDLVQEGVSGLIKAVERFEPSRGNTLSTAAVPWIRGAMRHYLRDRCRVFSGARSVIELLQRGAALQRRRQLQGSSALDDSSLAQALGCSPQRWQEAQALQACLRIASLDQPGSGSDPETPLVEQLSDHQAAGQYSWLERCELRRQLWRGLKTLNASQRRLVLARVLQQRTWQELGAMVGVSARAAQRRYQQACALVRQQLVTAS; encoded by the coding sequence ATGGCAACGCATGAACAGCAGCAATGGCTCTTGGCCCGTTATCTCAAGTGCCGGAACAACGAACACCGCAACGCCGTCGTGGCCGCCAACCTGCCCCTGGTCTGGAAGGTGGCCCGGCGTGAAAGCGAACGCAGTGGCCACAGCTTTGAAGATTTGGTTCAAGAGGGCGTCAGTGGCCTGATCAAGGCAGTCGAGCGCTTTGAACCAAGCCGGGGAAACACCTTGAGCACAGCGGCTGTGCCCTGGATTCGAGGGGCGATGCGCCACTACCTCAGGGACCGGTGCCGCGTCTTCAGTGGAGCCCGCAGCGTGATCGAGTTGCTGCAGAGGGGAGCGGCCCTGCAACGCCGCCGCCAGCTCCAAGGTTCCAGCGCGTTGGACGACAGCTCGCTTGCCCAGGCCTTGGGCTGCTCGCCGCAGCGCTGGCAAGAGGCCCAGGCCCTGCAGGCCTGTTTGCGGATCGCCAGCCTGGACCAACCCGGGAGCGGTTCAGATCCTGAAACACCTCTGGTGGAGCAACTCAGCGATCACCAGGCGGCAGGTCAGTACAGCTGGCTCGAGCGCTGTGAGCTGCGCCGGCAGCTGTGGAGGGGACTGAAAACCTTGAATGCCAGTCAACGGAGACTCGTGCTGGCCCGGGTGCTGCAGCAGCGAACCTGGCAGGAACTGGGCGCGATGGTGGGGGTCAGCGCCAGGGCCGCCCAACGGCGCTACCAACAGGCCTGCGCGCTGGTGCGTCAACAGCTGGTGACGGCGAGCTAG
- a CDS encoding phosphonate ABC transporter, giving the protein MKVAAPLQVLIPAVVILPLAVVLPGLCHGGGWDLIGAFAAAALQPSFDPIVLASLLKGLGVTVGVALLSWSLSLLLGLVLGLASSRLVWTTLIGGALPAELLRRLLALPRSIHELIWGLLLLQVLGLQPAVAVLAIVIPYSALVARVISDQLDALPDQPLKALLSSGSGGPAALITAIGPPLLPGVISYGGYRLECALRSATLLGVFGLGGLGNELLLTLQSLEFHELWSGLWLLLAVMLSLESLIRTLRKRWGLANRFGRRQAGVGRRGQEILILFALLVPLLLAIAQNLGIDPAALLHWQPLPPMDGSNWQDALALPWGRLISNTLWLTLLSACLAVGGAPLLLVLVAPWPLGQQLLRLLWALGRLWPPPLTALLLLFVFQPGLWTAALALGFHNLGILGRLLLEGTETCSGAPEDALHSQGVGPRIALLYGRLSALARSYLAYGAYRSDVILRETVVVGMMAGTGLGTQLQESLSSFAWDQISLLLVVYAALTLVGEDLSDRARRRLL; this is encoded by the coding sequence TTGAAAGTCGCCGCGCCGCTACAGGTCCTGATCCCCGCAGTGGTGATCCTGCCTCTGGCCGTGGTGCTGCCAGGGCTCTGCCATGGCGGGGGCTGGGACTTGATCGGAGCCTTTGCCGCCGCCGCTCTACAGCCCTCCTTCGATCCGATCGTGCTCGCGTCCCTGCTCAAGGGACTGGGGGTGACCGTTGGGGTGGCCCTCTTGAGCTGGTCCCTGAGCCTGCTGTTGGGACTGGTGCTTGGGCTCGCCAGCTCCCGGCTGGTCTGGACCACCTTGATTGGAGGAGCGCTGCCAGCCGAGCTGCTGCGGCGACTCCTGGCCCTGCCCCGATCGATCCATGAACTGATCTGGGGCCTACTCCTGCTGCAGGTGCTGGGGCTGCAGCCGGCGGTGGCGGTGCTGGCGATCGTGATCCCCTACAGCGCCTTGGTGGCCCGGGTGATCAGCGACCAGCTCGATGCCCTGCCCGATCAACCGCTCAAGGCCCTCTTGAGCAGCGGCAGCGGCGGCCCGGCCGCCCTGATCACGGCGATTGGTCCGCCCCTGCTGCCCGGAGTCATCAGCTACGGGGGTTACCGGCTGGAGTGCGCCCTACGCAGCGCCACCCTGCTGGGGGTCTTTGGCCTGGGGGGCCTAGGCAACGAACTCCTGCTCACCCTCCAGTCCTTGGAATTTCACGAACTCTGGAGTGGCCTGTGGCTCCTGCTAGCGGTGATGCTCAGCCTGGAGAGCCTGATCCGCACCCTGCGCAAGCGCTGGGGATTGGCCAACCGCTTTGGCCGGCGGCAGGCCGGTGTGGGCCGTCGGGGCCAGGAAATTCTGATCCTCTTCGCGCTGCTCGTTCCCCTGCTGCTCGCCATCGCCCAGAACCTGGGGATCGATCCAGCGGCCCTTCTCCACTGGCAACCGCTACCGCCGATGGATGGCAGCAACTGGCAGGACGCCTTGGCACTCCCCTGGGGACGGTTGATCAGCAACACCCTTTGGCTGACACTCCTCTCGGCCTGCCTGGCGGTCGGCGGCGCGCCCCTGCTGCTGGTGCTGGTGGCCCCCTGGCCCCTTGGTCAGCAGTTGCTCAGGCTGCTCTGGGCCCTAGGGCGGCTCTGGCCGCCGCCGCTGACGGCTTTGTTGCTCCTGTTTGTCTTTCAACCGGGACTCTGGACAGCAGCCCTGGCCTTGGGCTTTCACAACCTCGGAATTCTGGGGCGGTTGTTGCTGGAGGGAACGGAGACCTGCAGCGGCGCCCCAGAGGATGCACTGCATAGCCAAGGTGTGGGCCCTCGAATCGCCCTCCTCTACGGGCGTCTGAGCGCATTAGCCCGCTCCTATCTGGCCTATGGGGCCTATCGCAGCGATGTGATCCTTCGGGAGACCGTGGTGGTGGGGATGATGGCTGGAACCGGCTTGGGAACGCAGTTGCAGGAGAGCCTGAGTTCCTTTGCCTGGGATCAAATCTCCCTGTTGCTTGTGGTCTATGCGGCACTCACCCTGGTGGGTGAAGATCTGAGCGATCGCGCCAGACGGCGCCTGCTCTAG
- a CDS encoding putative selenate ABC transporter substrate-binding protein, whose protein sequence is MTIRFSGRERWAAAAVGVSLAWLPVATPLALPQLSSALTPAAVAQTNKPVLRIGAIPDQKPEKLNRLYGLVANELSKQLGVEVNYVPVTNYAAAVSAFRTGNLDLVWFGGLTGVQARLQKPGAQVIAQRDIDAKFQSVFIANRRSQLKPISKIDGLKELKGKRFTFGSQSSTSGRLMPQYFLAQAGVKPSQFAGGAPGFSGSHDATVALVQSGAYDAGALNKQVWEANLASGKANKAKVYAIWTTPGYPDYHWIAQPGLDQRFGGGFTNKLRKAILSWRTSNPEQKAIIELFGAEQFTGAKASDYAQIEQVGRQIGKIR, encoded by the coding sequence ATGACCATCCGTTTCAGCGGCCGAGAACGTTGGGCCGCCGCGGCCGTAGGCGTCTCGCTTGCATGGCTGCCGGTGGCCACTCCTTTGGCCCTGCCGCAGCTCAGCAGTGCTCTTACCCCCGCCGCGGTGGCGCAGACGAACAAGCCTGTGCTGCGCATCGGCGCCATCCCCGATCAGAAGCCCGAGAAGCTGAACCGGCTCTACGGATTGGTGGCCAATGAACTCAGCAAGCAGCTGGGTGTCGAGGTCAACTATGTCCCCGTCACCAACTACGCCGCCGCGGTCAGTGCCTTCCGCACCGGCAATTTGGATCTGGTCTGGTTTGGCGGCCTGACCGGCGTCCAGGCCCGTCTGCAGAAACCCGGCGCCCAAGTGATCGCCCAGCGCGACATCGACGCCAAGTTTCAATCGGTCTTCATCGCCAACCGCCGCAGCCAGCTCAAGCCCATCTCCAAGATCGATGGATTGAAGGAGCTCAAAGGCAAGCGCTTTACCTTCGGCTCCCAGAGCTCCACCTCGGGCCGTCTGATGCCCCAGTACTTCCTGGCTCAGGCCGGGGTGAAGCCCAGCCAGTTCGCCGGTGGGGCCCCTGGCTTCAGCGGCAGCCATGACGCCACCGTGGCCCTCGTACAGAGCGGCGCCTATGACGCGGGCGCACTGAACAAACAGGTCTGGGAAGCCAACCTGGCCAGCGGTAAAGCCAACAAGGCCAAGGTCTATGCGATTTGGACCACCCCGGGATATCCCGATTACCACTGGATCGCCCAACCCGGTCTGGACCAACGCTTCGGCGGTGGCTTCACCAACAAGCTGCGCAAGGCCATCCTGAGCTGGCGCACCAGCAACCCTGAACAGAAGGCGATCATCGAACTCTTTGGTGCCGAGCAGTTCACGGGGGCCAAGGCCAGCGATTACGCCCAGATCGAGCAGGTCGGCCGTCAAATCGGCAAGATCCGCTGA
- a CDS encoding phosphonate ABC transporter ATP-binding protein, whose protein sequence is MSAPVLELRGVSVKGRQQPRLDQIELSVQAGERLALLGPSGAGKSTLLAVANGLLQADQGEVFWSGEAMARRSWLKRRQQRRIGTLWQDLRLIDELSVQQNLNCGRLGQWGWPRAILNLLLPLETEACSAALRQLDLDPILLKQSVAELSGGQRQRVAIARLLRQDPLLWLADEPLASLDPRLASELLALLLEQTEAPRALVMSLHRPDLLTGFSRVLGLRDGRILFDCSPTQLEEDALQRLYAGRSAP, encoded by the coding sequence ATGAGCGCACCCGTCTTGGAGTTGAGGGGGGTCAGCGTCAAGGGACGCCAGCAACCCAGGCTCGATCAGATTGAGCTCAGCGTCCAGGCCGGTGAGCGCCTGGCCCTACTGGGTCCCAGTGGTGCGGGCAAAAGCACGCTGCTCGCCGTCGCCAATGGCCTGCTCCAAGCCGACCAGGGGGAGGTGTTCTGGTCCGGTGAAGCGATGGCTCGGCGCTCCTGGCTGAAACGCCGTCAACAGCGGCGGATTGGCACGCTGTGGCAGGACCTGCGCCTGATTGATGAGCTCAGCGTTCAGCAAAACCTCAACTGCGGCCGGCTCGGCCAATGGGGCTGGCCTCGGGCGATCTTGAACCTGCTGCTGCCTTTAGAGACCGAAGCCTGCAGCGCTGCGCTACGGCAACTGGATCTGGACCCCATCCTGCTGAAGCAGTCGGTGGCGGAGCTCTCCGGCGGCCAGCGCCAAAGGGTCGCCATTGCGCGCCTGCTGCGGCAGGACCCCTTGCTCTGGCTTGCAGATGAACCCCTCGCCAGCCTCGATCCGCGTCTAGCGAGCGAATTGCTGGCGCTGCTACTGGAGCAAACCGAAGCGCCGAGGGCACTGGTGATGAGCCTGCACAGGCCCGATCTCCTGACGGGCTTCAGCCGCGTGCTGGGTCTGCGGGACGGGCGCATCCTGTTCGATTGCTCGCCAACGCAACTCGAGGAGGACGCGTTGCAGCGCCTCTATGCCGGTCGCAGTGCACCTTGA
- a CDS encoding DUF92 domain-containing protein: MLDLLILLSPERLQHWLAALAINAVLIAAAQRLPLLTRAGWVHAGILGTVLLGSLDWPGWWAVALYLALGSLVTRLGYRRKQEQGLAEGRGGRRGPENVWGSAATGAALALLSVWPMAPVILLKIGFAASFAAKLGDTCGSEIGKRWGRHTVSITTFKPVAPGTEGAISLEGTAASAGGSALMAFLMLQLGLIQGGQTWLLVALVGLAATLIESLIGATVQDRFPWLSNELVNALQTLIAALLAMGLAVRLAFA, from the coding sequence ATGCTCGATCTGCTGATCTTGCTGAGCCCAGAGCGCTTGCAGCACTGGCTTGCAGCCCTGGCGATCAATGCTGTTCTGATTGCTGCAGCCCAGCGGCTTCCGCTGCTGACGCGTGCGGGCTGGGTGCATGCCGGCATCCTTGGCACCGTGTTGCTCGGCAGCCTGGATTGGCCGGGCTGGTGGGCAGTGGCGCTGTATCTGGCCTTGGGATCGCTGGTGACCCGTCTGGGGTACCGGCGCAAGCAGGAGCAGGGCCTGGCGGAGGGGCGAGGGGGCCGGCGCGGTCCCGAGAACGTCTGGGGATCGGCGGCAACGGGTGCTGCCCTGGCGCTGTTGAGTGTTTGGCCCATGGCGCCGGTGATCCTGCTCAAGATCGGCTTTGCCGCCAGCTTTGCCGCCAAGTTGGGCGATACCTGCGGCAGTGAGATCGGCAAGCGTTGGGGCCGCCACACCGTCTCGATCACAACCTTCAAGCCCGTTGCCCCTGGTACTGAAGGGGCCATCAGCCTGGAAGGAACCGCGGCCAGCGCCGGCGGTAGTGCCTTGATGGCCTTCTTGATGCTCCAGTTGGGCCTGATCCAGGGCGGTCAGACCTGGTTGTTGGTGGCGCTGGTGGGCTTGGCAGCGACCTTGATCGAAAGCCTGATTGGCGCCACGGTCCAGGACCGCTTCCCTTGGCTCAGCAATGAGCTGGTCAATGCCCTGCAGACCCTGATCGCAGCCCTGCTGGCCATGGGGCTGGCCGTGCGCTTGGCCTTCGCCTAG